The genomic interval GGGCAGACCCGCAATCCCTACGTGCTCGATCGCAATCCCTGCGGTTCCAGCGCCGGCACCGGCGTGGCCGTGTCGGCCAATCTGGCCGCGGCCGGCATCGGCACCGAGACCGACGGCAGCATCGTCTGCCCGGCCGCGGTGAACGGCCTGGTCGGACTGAAACCGACTGTCGGCCTGGTCAGCCGCGACGGCATCATCCCGATTTCCGCCAGCCAGGACACGGCCGGACCGATGGCCCGCAGCGTCGCCGATGCGGCGGCGCTGCTGAGCGTGCTCGCCGCACCCGACCCTGCCGACCCGGCCACTGCCTCGGCACCGCGCCCATCCGGTTACGACTACAGCGCACACCTGCGCCGCGACGCGCTGCGCGGCGCGCGCATCGGCCTGCTGCCCTCGCCACTGACCCAGACCGCGGACATCGCCGCGGCGCAGGCGCGCGCGGTCGCCGCGCTGCGCGCCGCCGGCGCCACCGTGGTCGATGCGCGGATTGCGACCGCCGGGCAATGGGACGACGCCGAACTGAGCGTATTGCTGACCGAGTTCAAGGCGGGCCTGGAACGCTACCTCGACACGCGCCAGGCGCCGTTGCGCAGCTTGGAGCAGTTGATTGCGTTCAACCGCGCGCATGCCGGACGCGAGCTGGCGCACTTCGACCAGGCCCTGTTCGAACAGGCGCAGGCCACCCGTGGCGTGGACGACCCCGCCTACCTGGAAGCGCGGGCGAAAGCCCGGCGCCTGGCCGGCGTGGACGGCATCGACGCGACGCTGCGCGCGCAGCGCCTCGATGCGCTGATCGCACCGACCACCGGCCGCGCCTGGAAGACCGACCCGCTGCATGGCGACGACTTTCCCGGCGCCAGCTACGGCGCGGCGGCGGTGGCCGGCTATCCCAGCCTGACCGTGCCGATGGGCGCCAGCGACGGCCTGCCGCTGGGCCTGCTGTTCATCGGTACCGCCTGGAGCGAACCGCGGTTGATCGAACTGGGTTACGCCTACGAACAGCGCAGCCGCGCACGCACGCCGCCGACCTTCTTGCCGACGCTGCGATCTGCGCAGGCAGCGCACGACCCCTAAAGCGGATAGCGCCGCAAAGACACCAAGCCGAACGCACGGTTGGCAAGCGCGTTTTTGTAGGAGCGGCTTCAGCCGCGACAGAAGCCTACCGAAAGCACATGTCGCGGCTGAAGCCGCTCCTACAGGGTCAAGCGCCTGCGAGCAAACAGGAGGAACCTGCAAGGCCAAGCGCTACCGCACCAATGCAGACGGCACGAAGAAGCCAGGTCACACCACAACGCTGCGCTACGCCGTATCCGGCTTCGGCGCGCCCGCGTCGAGCGCCCCCGTCGCCGCCGGAGCGCCATCCTCGGCGCCGGGCGAGCGCATCGCTGCCGAGTCGCTGGCCGTCGAGGGCGGCCGTGACGCCGTGCGTGCCGCGTCCGAGGAAATCTCCGCGCGCAGCTTCGGCAAGGCATACGGATGCTCGCGGGTCAGGAAATCGATCATGCGCTCGCGCACGATGCAGCGCAGGTCGAACGCATCGCCGGAGTTGCGCGCGCTGACCAGCAGGCGCACCTGGATCGTGCTCTCGCTGGTCTCGGTCACCTGCGCCACGCAGACCTGGCCATCCCACAACGGCTCGCTGTTGCAGATCCGCTCCAGTTCGGCGCGCACTTGCGCCATCGGCGTGCGGTAGTCCAGCCACAGGAATGCGGTGCCGAGCAGATCGGCGCTGCTGCGCGTCCAGTTCTGGAACGGGTTCTCGATGAACCAGGTCAACGGCACCACCATGCGCCGCTTGTCCCAGACGCGCACCACCACGTAGGAACTGCCGATCTCCTCGATGCGGCCCCATTCGCCTTCGACGATGACCACGTCGTCGAGTCGGATCGGCTGGGTCAAGGCGATTTGCAGGCCGGCGATCAGGTTGCCGAACACCGGCTTGGCGGCGATACCGGCGACCAGGCCGATGATGCCGGCCGAGGCCAGCAACGTGGTGCCGATCTGGCGGACCGCCGGAAAGGTCAGCAACACCACCGAGGTACCGAGCAGGATGATCGTGCCCATCGCCACGCGTGCCAGCACCCGGGTCTGGGTCTGGACGCGGCGCGCGGTCAGATTGTCGGCCACCTCGATCGGATAGCTGCGCAGGATCGCCTTTTCCAGCGCGGCGATGCCGCGTACCAGCAGCCAGGTCACGCAGCCGATCATGCCGATGTGCAGCAGGTGCTGCAGGTCGGTCAACGCGCGCTCGTCCAGCGGCGTGGATTCCAGCGCGAAGCTGAGCATCAGCATCGGCAGCAGGAACGCCATCGGCACGCTGACCACGTTGATGATGCGGGCACGCCGGTAGTCGCGTCCGCGCATGCGCTGCGCGATGCGCAGCAACAGCCACCAGGCGAGAAAGCCGAGCACGACCGCGGCGCCGATCGGCAATGTGTAATCGCGCCACGGGATCCAGTCGAGATCCAGTTTCAAGATGCGCTCCTTGAAGGGGGGAGGAGTCGCGACAGTGTGGCAAAGCAAGCATAAGCATCGTGTCGAGCGCTGCGTCGCGCCGCGATCGCAACGCGCGCGCACGATGCAGATACGAGGCAGGCCCGCTCATCGCTGGCAAGCAGCGCACCGTGCGTGCCGCAGTGCATGACCGACGTGCGCGATCGTGCGCAGTCCTGGCGGCGGCAAACAACTCGCCAACGAGCCGCTGCAGACCATGCGTCTTCGGCAACGTCCGACGCTGGAAGCAGCAAGCATGGCGCCTTCCAGGACCGGACGCGCCGACATCGGCGGCTGGCGCGCAGCGCGCCGGCAAGCGCGCTGCGATGAGCGTGTGCGGCCCTCAGCCCGTCGTCAGCGGCACATTGCGTCCGTTCTGCTTGCGCACGATCGCCAGCGCGATCTCCAGCGATTGCTCGTAATTCAGGCGCGGATCGACGCTGGAGCGGTAGGCCCGCTCCAGGTCGCGCTCGGTCAGCTCGCGCGCGCCGCCGGTGCATTCGGTGACGTCTTCGCCGGTCAGTTCCAGATGCACGCCGCCCAGCCGCGTGCCGGCCGCGGCGTGGATGTCGAACGACTGCTCCACCTCGCCCAGCACGTTGGCGTAGCGCCGTGTCTTGTAGCCGTTGCTGGTGCTCTCGGTATTGCCGTGCATCGCATCGCATACCCACAGCACGCGGCGGCCGTCGCGCTTCACCGCGTCGAGCAGCGGCGGCAGCTTCTCCGCGATCTGCGCCGCGCCCATGCGGTGGATGAAGGTCAGCCGGCCCGGTTCGTCCTCGGGATTGAGCACGTCGATCAGGCGCAGCAACTGGTCCGGCTGCGCCGACGGCCCGACCTTGATCGCGATCGGGTTGCGGATGCCGCGGAAATATTCCACGTGCGCGCCGTCCAGCGCGGCGGTGCGCATGCCGATCCACGGATAGTGCGTGCTGAGGTTGAACCAGCCCCACTGCCGCGGCACTTCGCGGGTCAGCGCTTCCTCGTACGGCAGCAGCAGCGCTTCGTGCGAGGTGTAGAAATCGACCCGGTTGAGGTTGTACAGCTGCGCGCCGGACAACGTCTCCATGAAGCGCACCGCGTCGCCGATCGAGGCCACCATCTTCTGGTAGTCCTCGGCCAGCGGCGAATAGCCGACCCAGCTCAGGTTCCAGTATTCGGGATGGTGCAGGTCGGCGAAGCCGCCGTCGATCAGCGCGCGCACGAAGTTCATCGTCATCGCCGACCGCGAGTGCGCGGTGATCATCCGCCGCGGATCGGGCACGCGCGCCTGCGCGGTGAACTCCGGGCCATTGACCACATCGCCGCGGTAGCTGGGCAGGGTCACGCCGTCGCGGGTCTCGGTATCGGCAGAGCGCGGCTTGGCGTACTGGCCGGCGTAGCGCCCCACCCGCACCACCGGCAGGCGCAAGCCGTGTACCAGCACCAGGCTCATCTGCAGCAGCACCTTGAGCCGGTTGGAGATCGTGCCGGACTCGCAATCGCTGAAGTTCTCCGCGCAATCGCCGCCCTGCAGCAGGAAACGCTTGCCTTCCTGCGCCTCGGCCAGCTGCTTCTTCAGCGCGAAGATCTCCCAGGAGGTGACCAGCGGCGGCAGGTGGCGCAATTCGCCCAGCGTCGCCTCCAACGCCTGCGCGTCCGGATAGACCGGCATCTGCAACGCGGGTTTGCCGCGCCAGCTTGCGGGCGCCCAGGACGGCGAAGCGGATTCGGGCGCGGCGGCGGGGACGGACAGGTTCATGAAAGGACTCCTTGGCAACCTGCGATGTTCGCAGAGCCTGGCCGCGACGCAAAGCGCTGCGTGACGCGCTCGCACAGCCATGGCCGGCAATCGGCGCTGGACATGAACGCCAGGCAAAGCATGCAGCCCAGCCATGACTTCCGACCTAGGCCAGGGGTGCTGCGAAAGTAGAATGTTATTACATAACAAATACGTCCTCCTCCATTCCAGGTCTCGCCTACGCCATGACGCCCCGCCCCCTCCCCGCCGCCATCGCCCTCGTTCTGCTGGCCGCACCCGGCCTCGCGCTCGCCGCCGATGCGGTTGCCGCTGATACCGGCACCCAGCACACCACCGACCTGGATGCAGTCACCGTCACCGCCAAGCTGGAAGCCGCGCGCAACGCGCTGTCGCCGGACATCGGCAGCAGCCAGTACACGATCAGCGCCGAGGACATCGAGCGCCTGCCGCTGGGCGCCTCCACCCCGCTCAACCAGGTGCTGCTGCAGGCGCCGGGCGTGGTCCAGGATTCCTATGGCGGCATCCACGTGCGCGGCGACCACGCCAACCTGCAGTACCGCATCAATGGCGTGCTGATTCCCGAGTCCATCTCCGGCTTCGGCCAGAGCCTGGACCCGCGCACGATCAAGAGCATCAAGCTGCTCGACGGCGCGCTGCCTGCGCAGTTCGGCGACCGCACCGCGGCAGTGGTCGACATCACCACCAAGAGCGGCGTGGAACTGGGCAACGGCGGCAGCGTCGGCATCACCGGCGGCTCCTACGGCACGCTCAATCCGAACGCCTCCTGGTGGGGCAGCAGCGGCCGCTGGAGCTGGTTCGTCAGCGGCGACTACGAGCAGAACAAGCTGGGCATGGAGAATCCGGTCAACAGCCGCGAGCCCGACCACGACAAGACCCATCAAGGCAAAGGCTTCGCCGACCTCAGCTACCTGATCGACGAGAACACCCGGCTCAGCCTGCTGGTTGGCTATGCCAACAACCGTTTCCAGATCCCGAACAACCCGGGCCAGACTCCCTCCTACGACTACCTGGGCACCACCGACTTCGATTCGTCCAAGCTCGACGAGAACCAGCGCGAGAACACCCGCTTCGGCACCCTGGTGCTGCAGGGCTCGCTCGGCGCCACCAGCTACCAGCTGTCGGCCGGTCAGCGCTACAGCAGCGTCGCGTTCTCGCCCGACGTCGCCGGCGACCTGATCTTCAACGGCATCGCCTCGCAGGTGAACCGCAGTAACCGCGCCAACACCGTGCAGGCCGACTTCTCCACCCCGCTCGGCGATGCGCACACGCTGCGCTACGGGGTATACGGCAACTTCGAGCACGCCGTCGCCAGCAACAATTCCTATGTGTTCCCGGCCGATGCCGACGGCAACCAGACCAGCAACGTGCCGATCTTCATTCCCGACGCCAGCCGCTTCCACGCCAGCACCTACGCGCTGTACCTGCAGGACGAATGGAAGATCGGCGACGACTGGACCGTGAACTACGGCGTGCGCGGCGACCGCTACAAGGCCTTCGGCACCACCGAAGGCCAGCTCAGCCCGCGCCTGGGCGTAGTATGGCAGGCCAGCGCCGATACCACGGTGCACGCCGGCTACGCGCGCTACTTCACTCCGCCGGCCAGCGAACTGATCTCCACCAGCGACATCGCCCTGTACGACGGCACCACCAACCAGCAGTCCACCGCCGGCGGCGCGACCACGCCGCTGAGCGAGCGCAGCGACTATTACGACCTGGGCATCTCGCAGGTGGTCAACGAGCACCTGACCCTGGGCCTGGACACCTATTACCGCAAGGCCGACCGCCTGCAGGACGAAGGCCAGTTCGGCGCCGCCTACGTGTATTCCACGTTCAACTACCGCTATGGCCGCATCCGCGGCGCGGAGTTCAGCGCCGACTACAGCAATGGCCCGGTCACCGCCTACTTCAACGTCGCCTACAGCAAGGCGATGGGCAAGCGGGTCATGACCAGCCTGTACAACTTCGATCCGGACGCGCTGGCCTACGTCTACGACAACTGGATCCACCTGGACCACGACCAGAAGTTCACCTCATCCGGCGGCATCAGCTATGCGATCGACGACGCCAGCCGGATCGGCGCCAACTACCTGTTCGGCAGCGGCCTGCGCACCGATACCGACACCGTGCCCAACGGCGGCGAGCTGCCGGCGTACTTCCAGCTGAACCTCAGCGCCGGCCACGACTTCGCGCTCAGCGCGCATCCGCTGCACGCGCAAGTGGCGGTGCTCAATGCGCTCGATCGCGCCTACCAGCTGCGCGA from Xanthomonas sp. DAR 34887 carries:
- a CDS encoding amidase gives rise to the protein MRLLPVLLLCGTLAGCRHAALPETTATAPPAFAYAEADIATLQAQMARGTLDSASLTAAYLQRIEALDRQGPALRALIELNPRALDEARQLDAERRAGHLRGPLHGIPLVVKDNIDARPMANSAGSLALADFHPPHDAFLVQRLRQAGAVILGKSNLSEWANFRSSTSSSGWSARGGQTRNPYVLDRNPCGSSAGTGVAVSANLAAAGIGTETDGSIVCPAAVNGLVGLKPTVGLVSRDGIIPISASQDTAGPMARSVADAAALLSVLAAPDPADPATASAPRPSGYDYSAHLRRDALRGARIGLLPSPLTQTADIAAAQARAVAALRAAGATVVDARIATAGQWDDAELSVLLTEFKAGLERYLDTRQAPLRSLEQLIAFNRAHAGRELAHFDQALFEQAQATRGVDDPAYLEARAKARRLAGVDGIDATLRAQRLDALIAPTTGRAWKTDPLHGDDFPGASYGAAAVAGYPSLTVPMGASDGLPLGLLFIGTAWSEPRLIELGYAYEQRSRARTPPTFLPTLRSAQAAHDP
- a CDS encoding mechanosensitive ion channel family protein; translated protein: MDLDWIPWRDYTLPIGAAVVLGFLAWWLLLRIAQRMRGRDYRRARIINVVSVPMAFLLPMLMLSFALESTPLDERALTDLQHLLHIGMIGCVTWLLVRGIAALEKAILRSYPIEVADNLTARRVQTQTRVLARVAMGTIILLGTSVVLLTFPAVRQIGTTLLASAGIIGLVAGIAAKPVFGNLIAGLQIALTQPIRLDDVVIVEGEWGRIEEIGSSYVVVRVWDKRRMVVPLTWFIENPFQNWTRSSADLLGTAFLWLDYRTPMAQVRAELERICNSEPLWDGQVCVAQVTETSESTIQVRLLVSARNSGDAFDLRCIVRERMIDFLTREHPYALPKLRAEISSDAARTASRPPSTASDSAAMRSPGAEDGAPAATGALDAGAPKPDTA
- a CDS encoding class II 3-deoxy-7-phosphoheptulonate synthase — protein: MNLSVPAAAPESASPSWAPASWRGKPALQMPVYPDAQALEATLGELRHLPPLVTSWEIFALKKQLAEAQEGKRFLLQGGDCAENFSDCESGTISNRLKVLLQMSLVLVHGLRLPVVRVGRYAGQYAKPRSADTETRDGVTLPSYRGDVVNGPEFTAQARVPDPRRMITAHSRSAMTMNFVRALIDGGFADLHHPEYWNLSWVGYSPLAEDYQKMVASIGDAVRFMETLSGAQLYNLNRVDFYTSHEALLLPYEEALTREVPRQWGWFNLSTHYPWIGMRTAALDGAHVEYFRGIRNPIAIKVGPSAQPDQLLRLIDVLNPEDEPGRLTFIHRMGAAQIAEKLPPLLDAVKRDGRRVLWVCDAMHGNTESTSNGYKTRRYANVLGEVEQSFDIHAAAGTRLGGVHLELTGEDVTECTGGARELTERDLERAYRSSVDPRLNYEQSLEIALAIVRKQNGRNVPLTTG
- a CDS encoding TonB-dependent receptor, yielding MTPRPLPAAIALVLLAAPGLALAADAVAADTGTQHTTDLDAVTVTAKLEAARNALSPDIGSSQYTISAEDIERLPLGASTPLNQVLLQAPGVVQDSYGGIHVRGDHANLQYRINGVLIPESISGFGQSLDPRTIKSIKLLDGALPAQFGDRTAAVVDITTKSGVELGNGGSVGITGGSYGTLNPNASWWGSSGRWSWFVSGDYEQNKLGMENPVNSREPDHDKTHQGKGFADLSYLIDENTRLSLLVGYANNRFQIPNNPGQTPSYDYLGTTDFDSSKLDENQRENTRFGTLVLQGSLGATSYQLSAGQRYSSVAFSPDVAGDLIFNGIASQVNRSNRANTVQADFSTPLGDAHTLRYGVYGNFEHAVASNNSYVFPADADGNQTSNVPIFIPDASRFHASTYALYLQDEWKIGDDWTVNYGVRGDRYKAFGTTEGQLSPRLGVVWQASADTTVHAGYARYFTPPASELISTSDIALYDGTTNQQSTAGGATTPLSERSDYYDLGISQVVNEHLTLGLDTYYRKADRLQDEGQFGAAYVYSTFNYRYGRIRGAEFSADYSNGPVTAYFNVAYSKAMGKRVMTSLYNFDPDALAYVYDNWIHLDHDQKFTSSGGISYAIDDASRIGANYLFGSGLRTDTDTVPNGGELPAYFQLNLSAGHDFALSAHPLHAQVAVLNALDRAYQLRDGGGIGVFAPQWAPRRGVYLSLQQDF